A window from Corynebacterium singulare encodes these proteins:
- the scpB gene encoding SMC-Scp complex subunit ScpB codes for MEDRTEATVLPLISQLRSRVESILLVVDSPASVEALARALDAETTVISDVLRSLQRELNERGSGIDLRETSEGWRFYTRKDNADAVEQFVLDGTQTKLSRAALETLAVIAYRQPVTRAQVAGVRGVNVDGVVRTLTMRGLIRELDGVEGLAHQYETTELFLELLGIDSLERLPDLAPLLPDIEQIDEDYS; via the coding sequence ATGGAAGACCGCACGGAAGCCACTGTACTGCCGCTTATTTCGCAACTGCGCTCACGCGTGGAATCTATCCTCCTCGTGGTAGATTCACCCGCTAGCGTGGAGGCTTTAGCCCGCGCTCTCGATGCGGAGACAACAGTGATAAGTGATGTTCTCCGGTCCCTGCAGCGCGAGCTGAATGAACGCGGCTCTGGTATTGACTTGAGGGAAACCTCTGAGGGCTGGCGTTTTTATACTCGCAAGGACAACGCCGATGCGGTCGAGCAGTTCGTGCTCGATGGCACCCAGACCAAGCTTTCGCGTGCGGCATTGGAGACCCTGGCGGTGATTGCCTACCGCCAGCCAGTAACGCGCGCCCAGGTCGCCGGTGTGCGAGGCGTCAACGTTGACGGCGTGGTCCGTACCCTGACGATGCGTGGTCTCATCCGTGAGCTCGACGGCGTGGAGGGCCTGGCACATCAGTACGAGACGACAGAGCTCTTCCTTGAGCTGCTCGGCATTGACTCTCTAGAGCGTCTCCCAGACCTCGCGCCGCTGCTTCCGGACATCGAACAGATTGATGAGGACTACTCATGA
- a CDS encoding segregation and condensation protein A, with amino-acid sequence MTQPEITGFRIALGNFEGPFDLLLQLIQAKKLDVTEVALSEVTDEFVAYTRALGETADLDETTEFLLIAATLLDLKAARLLPRGDVDDLEDLELLETRDLLFARLLQYKAYKQVADQFAHWQRQAQRRYPRAVAMEERFSELLPPVKLGHTPASFAELAAGVFRPKPPEEVATGHIHQVAVSVPEQAGKILGTLKMLGTGQWMSFDALTRDCTVSMEIVGRFLALLELYKAKAVDAVQEESLGPLELAWTGLDVDPAVVAAANWD; translated from the coding sequence ATGACGCAACCGGAGATTACCGGCTTCCGTATTGCGCTGGGTAACTTCGAGGGGCCTTTCGACCTGCTCCTCCAACTCATCCAGGCCAAGAAGCTGGACGTTACCGAAGTCGCTCTTTCTGAGGTTACCGACGAATTCGTCGCCTACACCCGCGCATTAGGGGAAACTGCGGATCTTGATGAGACCACAGAGTTTCTCCTCATCGCAGCGACGCTGCTGGATCTCAAGGCAGCGCGACTTCTTCCGCGGGGTGACGTTGATGACCTTGAGGATCTTGAACTTTTGGAGACTCGAGACCTTCTTTTCGCTCGCCTTTTGCAGTACAAGGCCTACAAACAGGTAGCGGATCAGTTCGCGCACTGGCAGCGCCAAGCACAGCGCCGCTATCCCCGGGCAGTAGCAATGGAGGAGCGGTTTAGTGAGCTTCTGCCGCCGGTCAAGCTGGGGCATACACCGGCGAGTTTCGCCGAGCTTGCCGCGGGAGTCTTCCGGCCCAAGCCACCGGAGGAGGTGGCGACCGGTCACATTCATCAGGTGGCAGTCTCGGTGCCGGAGCAGGCTGGCAAGATTCTTGGCACTCTCAAGATGCTGGGCACAGGCCAGTGGATGAGCTTCGACGCGCTGACCAGGGACTGTACTGTCTCGATGGAAATAGTTGGCCGCTTCTTGGCATTGCTCGAGCTCTATAAGGCCAAAGCGGTTGACGCGGTTCAAGAAGAATCCCTCGGACCTTTGGAGCTGGCGTGGACCGGGCTCGATGTGGACCCGGCCGTCGTGGCGGCGGCCAACTGGGACTAG
- a CDS encoding ParA family protein → MTVSDEGLFEASEAQVGLTGRPLRELPEPEPLEKHGPATIISMCNQKGGVGKTTSTINMGACLAELGRKVLLVDLDPQGALSAGLGLTHDQIGDTIYDVMLDSEVSVHSAIVNTGVSGLDLVPANIDLSAAEIQMVNEVGREHTLARALRPVRKDYDFIIIDCQPSLGLLTVNALACSQGVIIPMECEFFSLRGLALLTDTVEKVADRINFDLEVMGILVTMFDRRTRHAREVMDRVVEYFGDKVFDTVITRTVRFPETSVAGEPITTWAPSSQAAKQYRDLAKEVIERANV, encoded by the coding sequence GTGACTGTGAGCGACGAGGGACTGTTTGAAGCCTCGGAGGCGCAGGTCGGGTTGACCGGCCGCCCACTTCGGGAACTGCCGGAACCCGAGCCGCTGGAAAAGCACGGCCCTGCCACCATCATCTCCATGTGTAACCAGAAGGGAGGCGTGGGCAAGACCACGTCCACCATCAACATGGGCGCGTGCTTGGCGGAGCTTGGCCGTAAAGTCCTTCTCGTTGACTTGGACCCCCAGGGCGCTTTGTCGGCAGGCCTGGGCCTCACTCATGATCAGATCGGTGACACTATCTATGACGTCATGCTGGATAGCGAGGTTTCGGTTCATTCCGCCATTGTGAACACCGGAGTCTCAGGTTTGGATCTGGTGCCGGCTAACATTGACCTCTCTGCGGCTGAGATTCAGATGGTCAACGAAGTTGGCCGTGAACATACCCTTGCTCGCGCTCTGCGCCCAGTGCGCAAGGACTATGACTTCATCATTATCGACTGTCAGCCGTCCTTGGGCCTGCTGACCGTGAACGCGCTGGCTTGTTCTCAGGGTGTGATTATCCCCATGGAGTGTGAGTTCTTCTCCCTGCGTGGCTTAGCGCTGTTGACGGATACGGTGGAGAAGGTTGCGGACCGCATTAACTTTGACCTTGAGGTCATGGGCATCCTCGTTACGATGTTTGACCGCCGTACTCGCCATGCCCGCGAAGTCATGGACCGCGTGGTCGAGTACTTTGGGGATAAGGTCTTCGACACGGTTATTACCCGGACGGTACGTTTCCCGGAGACTTCGGTGGCTGGCGAGCCCATTACGACGTGGGCGCCGAGCTCCCAGGCCGCGAAACAATACCGCGACCTAGCCAAAGAGGTCATCGAGCGAGCCAACGTCTAG
- a CDS encoding EGFR-like transmembrane domain-containing protein: MLHSVFLRHRLAAVAAAASLAVAPVAAANWYGVAVAQAQDATIPVPAGQTTTVSLPVPVDVNVAADGWTVSASGGTATVSAPAAGGQLSVPVTYQGITMTFLLVADEQVTEQDLNDAATSGDPESLDGTAHTSQETSGQDGRSSDGGHGDAPGGAHDAEGTDGDDALGAHGDENSSGDSTSGEREGGGARESTAGHEQPSAPRTGRGWDGVDDSQASYINLESTIEGQTITAKLGLKQALDLYNRFKHLEDAGVTLRYLNAQGEFVEGVQREIDKASRTMTLTYPEGKEPDNPFIMQFINKESGTAELVVTLTDPTQETAQEVPSEQQLDADAEGNAEPTDAEDSGLSTGEIISGIGGVGLVALIAGVVIWLWRRRKSSH, from the coding sequence ATGCTCCATTCTGTTTTCCTTCGTCACCGTCTCGCAGCAGTTGCTGCGGCGGCGTCCCTCGCCGTGGCGCCAGTGGCGGCAGCGAATTGGTACGGTGTTGCTGTTGCGCAGGCACAGGACGCCACGATTCCAGTACCGGCTGGCCAAACCACGACAGTTTCCTTGCCCGTGCCTGTCGACGTCAACGTGGCTGCCGATGGCTGGACCGTATCCGCTTCCGGCGGGACGGCCACTGTTTCCGCCCCTGCCGCAGGTGGTCAACTGAGCGTGCCGGTGACCTACCAGGGCATCACTATGACCTTCCTTCTGGTTGCTGATGAACAGGTGACCGAACAGGACCTCAACGATGCTGCAACGAGCGGTGACCCAGAGAGCCTGGACGGAACTGCTCACACTTCTCAGGAGACAAGCGGGCAAGACGGTCGGAGCTCTGACGGCGGTCATGGCGATGCCCCCGGTGGAGCTCACGATGCTGAGGGCACTGACGGTGATGACGCCCTTGGCGCTCACGGTGACGAGAATTCTTCGGGTGATTCGACTTCCGGTGAGCGTGAAGGGGGAGGGGCGCGAGAATCTACGGCGGGACATGAGCAGCCGAGTGCTCCGCGTACTGGTCGCGGCTGGGATGGCGTCGATGATTCCCAAGCTTCCTACATCAACCTCGAGTCCACCATTGAAGGCCAGACCATCACCGCGAAGCTGGGCCTCAAGCAAGCCTTAGACCTGTATAACCGTTTCAAGCACCTTGAGGATGCTGGCGTTACGTTGCGCTACCTCAATGCACAGGGAGAATTCGTCGAGGGCGTGCAACGAGAAATCGACAAAGCCTCGCGCACGATGACCTTGACATATCCGGAGGGCAAGGAGCCAGATAACCCGTTCATCATGCAGTTCATTAACAAGGAGTCTGGGACCGCGGAGTTGGTGGTGACATTAACGGATCCCACTCAGGAGACCGCACAGGAGGTTCCGTCTGAACAGCAGCTGGATGCTGATGCTGAGGGGAACGCTGAGCCCACAGACGCTGAAGACTCGGGGCTGAGCACCGGCGAGATCATCAGTGGTATCGGCGGGGTGGGGCTGGTGGCGCTTATCGCCGGCGTGGTGATCTGGCTGTGGCGCCGCCGAAAGTCTAGCCACTAG
- the xerD gene encoding site-specific tyrosine recombinase XerD, with protein MHLMVEKGASKNTVSNYRRDINRYVSWLAETGISDLRHVQRTHVENYLIHLRESLAQSSASRALIVARGLHKFALAEGLVETDVAAEVTPPKQAQTLPETLTVDDVDKLLNAIPTDEAATPIDIRDRALLEVLYGTGARISEVISLHVDDVTGDTPRSVRDIVLLSGKGDKQRLVPMGSHAAKAVEDYLVRSRPILATGASHALFLNTRGKALSRQSAWAAIKTAAERAQLTANISPHTLRHSFATHLLEGGADVRTVQELLGHSSVTTTQIYTHVTADSLREVWRTAHPRA; from the coding sequence ATGCACCTCATGGTGGAGAAGGGCGCTTCCAAAAATACGGTGAGCAATTACCGCCGTGACATCAACCGTTACGTCTCTTGGTTGGCGGAGACTGGAATTTCTGACTTGCGCCACGTGCAGCGAACACACGTGGAGAATTACCTGATTCATCTGCGGGAGTCACTTGCTCAATCCTCTGCCAGTCGCGCACTTATTGTTGCCCGCGGCCTGCACAAGTTTGCGCTTGCTGAGGGACTTGTTGAGACCGACGTGGCAGCGGAGGTCACGCCCCCGAAGCAGGCCCAGACCTTGCCGGAAACGCTTACTGTGGATGACGTCGACAAGCTGCTCAACGCCATTCCGACGGATGAGGCAGCAACCCCTATCGATATCCGCGACCGTGCCTTGCTTGAGGTGCTGTATGGCACCGGTGCGCGTATTTCAGAGGTCATCTCTCTTCATGTTGATGATGTCACTGGTGATACCCCTCGCTCCGTGCGCGATATTGTGCTGCTGAGCGGTAAAGGCGATAAGCAGCGGCTTGTCCCCATGGGTTCTCATGCGGCGAAGGCCGTGGAAGACTACCTTGTCCGGTCCCGTCCGATTCTGGCTACGGGTGCTTCACATGCGCTTTTCCTCAACACGCGCGGTAAGGCACTGTCCCGCCAAAGTGCCTGGGCGGCTATCAAAACCGCAGCTGAACGCGCGCAACTCACGGCAAACATTTCTCCGCATACCCTTCGTCACTCCTTTGCCACTCATCTCTTGGAAGGCGGAGCCGATGTCCGTACCGTCCAAGAATTGCTGGGGCATTCTTCGGTAACCACGACCCAAATCTATACTCACGTCACCGCCGATTCCCTCCGAGAGGTGTGGCGTACCGCGCACCCTCGCGCTTAG
- a CDS encoding NUDIX domain-containing protein, producing MAHDFRVVGSELLLDAPILAVRRDDVVMPGDVVAQREIVEHLGAVAVVALDEQNRVAMVEQYRHSVGRRLWELPAGLLDVKGEDELSGAQRELQEEAGLAASEWGVLADLVTSPGFCEEAVRVFIARGLSDVDKLDAEGDEEADMGFAWVDLDEAVDSVLSGEIVNSIAIAGILAAHACVSGARTPRSVDSPFDIRPQSMARRRAGVDLKKL from the coding sequence ATGGCGCATGACTTTCGTGTGGTCGGCAGCGAGCTGCTTCTCGACGCCCCCATCCTCGCCGTTCGCCGCGATGATGTCGTTATGCCCGGTGACGTTGTGGCTCAGCGCGAAATCGTGGAGCACCTCGGCGCAGTTGCCGTCGTGGCGCTGGATGAACAGAATCGCGTGGCTATGGTGGAACAGTATCGTCATAGCGTCGGCAGGCGGTTGTGGGAATTGCCTGCCGGCCTGCTTGATGTCAAAGGCGAGGACGAGCTCAGTGGCGCCCAGCGCGAGTTGCAGGAAGAGGCCGGACTCGCGGCATCCGAGTGGGGCGTGCTCGCTGACCTCGTAACCTCCCCGGGCTTCTGTGAGGAGGCCGTGCGTGTGTTTATCGCGCGGGGCCTCTCGGACGTCGACAAGCTTGACGCCGAGGGCGACGAAGAAGCAGACATGGGCTTCGCTTGGGTAGACCTCGATGAGGCCGTGGATAGCGTTCTTTCCGGAGAAATCGTCAACTCCATCGCCATCGCCGGCATTCTCGCTGCGCATGCGTGTGTGAGCGGCGCACGTACTCCCCGTTCGGTGGACTCGCCCTTTGATATCCGTCCGCAATCCATGGCCCGTCGCCGAGCTGGCGTGGACTTGAAGAAACTGTGA
- a CDS encoding copper transporter — MASPKSLLVTGLGFGTALGVALGTLLIAPNMDATPGAPGGGSKDEVREKYAELVVENEIHEAQLDSADSVLRELNRFIVDGSLAQRPVMVLSTPDAKEADVNAIKALLGSADSTDAGHITLTRKFFDQGAADKLLSLVTNTLPAGAKLNEKKVDAGTHAGEAMAAALMLDPKSTEPLASVDDRATLLRALREAGYIEYEDATILPAQAVIVVGGAQTANDSEEDAPARYAIDSTVKFLEGFDSVGTSTVYAGHVRAAGNGGALEKLRKDKTEITTVDSIDHPVSQMAAVLAVKEQLDGGHGVYGAAANAQSAAPALPKDL; from the coding sequence ATGGCTTCGCCTAAGTCACTTCTCGTCACAGGCCTCGGCTTCGGCACGGCCCTTGGCGTCGCCTTAGGCACGCTGCTTATCGCGCCAAACATGGACGCCACTCCCGGGGCTCCAGGCGGTGGTTCGAAGGATGAGGTTCGGGAAAAGTATGCCGAGCTCGTGGTCGAAAATGAGATCCACGAGGCTCAGTTAGACTCCGCGGACTCCGTTCTTCGTGAGCTCAACCGTTTCATCGTCGATGGCTCTCTGGCCCAACGTCCAGTCATGGTCCTCAGCACCCCAGATGCCAAAGAGGCTGATGTGAATGCGATCAAGGCGTTGCTGGGCTCTGCCGATTCCACCGATGCTGGTCACATCACGTTGACCAGGAAGTTCTTTGACCAAGGTGCCGCCGACAAGTTGCTTTCCCTGGTCACGAACACTCTTCCGGCGGGCGCCAAACTCAACGAGAAGAAGGTGGATGCTGGAACGCATGCGGGCGAAGCAATGGCAGCCGCGCTCATGCTCGATCCGAAGAGCACAGAGCCGCTGGCATCTGTTGACGACCGCGCCACCTTGTTGCGCGCTTTGCGTGAGGCCGGCTACATCGAGTACGAGGACGCCACAATTTTGCCCGCGCAAGCGGTGATTGTCGTGGGTGGCGCACAGACCGCAAACGACAGTGAGGAAGACGCCCCGGCACGCTACGCAATCGATTCCACTGTGAAGTTCCTTGAAGGTTTCGATTCTGTTGGTACCTCGACTGTCTATGCCGGTCATGTCCGCGCTGCCGGTAATGGCGGGGCGCTAGAGAAGCTGCGCAAGGACAAGACGGAGATCACCACCGTCGACTCCATTGATCACCCCGTTTCGCAGATGGCGGCCGTCCTTGCAGTCAAGGAACAATTGGACGGAGGACACGGCGTATACGGAGCCGCCGCCAATGCCCAGAGTGCCGCCCCAGCGCTTCCGAAGGATCTATAA
- the steA gene encoding putative cytokinetic ring protein SteA: MSLFSRNTDLPGEHGALRDCTPGGKGMKKFSAGDFAVINAANISRQEAQTLVDMKPAAVINVAEFSTGSIPNYGPHMLLDADVTLIEGVGEDFVAHFKDGKKARLTEDGTVYVGDTQLTSGTVVTRDRAEKNFASAQRELIDHMEAYFGNSIEFIHSEGPLLIDGLGVPDAGSDMAGRKVLVVSPSEEHRKKLSLLRNFIREYEPIIIGVDAAADTVVELGYQPHFIVGDPAEVSSETLRSGAQVILPAEPDGTAEGLERIQDLGIGAMTFPAATDSATDLALLLADYHEAQMIVQVGGALDLDDIFANKPNATPAALLTHMKAGTRLVDADAVINLYTAPSGGAMGWLWALLGILVALAVVILIVGLGGDESFLQNLIDTWNNFALSVQGWFK; the protein is encoded by the coding sequence ATGAGTCTGTTTTCCCGTAATACCGATCTGCCTGGAGAGCACGGCGCGCTCCGTGACTGCACCCCAGGCGGAAAAGGCATGAAGAAGTTCAGCGCCGGTGACTTCGCCGTCATCAATGCCGCCAACATTTCCCGCCAAGAGGCCCAGACCCTTGTCGATATGAAGCCGGCGGCTGTCATTAACGTTGCCGAATTCTCCACTGGGTCGATCCCCAACTACGGGCCGCACATGCTTCTCGACGCCGACGTGACCCTCATTGAAGGCGTGGGCGAGGATTTCGTAGCACACTTCAAGGACGGCAAGAAGGCTCGCCTCACCGAGGACGGCACCGTTTACGTGGGGGATACCCAGCTGACGTCTGGCACCGTAGTCACCCGCGACCGCGCGGAGAAGAATTTCGCATCCGCGCAACGCGAGCTCATTGACCACATGGAGGCCTACTTCGGAAACTCCATCGAGTTCATTCATTCGGAGGGCCCGCTGCTGATCGATGGTCTCGGTGTCCCCGATGCCGGCTCTGACATGGCCGGACGGAAGGTACTCGTTGTATCGCCTTCAGAAGAACACCGCAAGAAGCTCTCGTTGCTACGGAACTTCATCCGCGAATACGAGCCCATCATTATCGGCGTCGATGCTGCGGCCGACACGGTTGTGGAGCTTGGCTACCAGCCTCACTTCATCGTGGGTGATCCTGCTGAAGTGAGTTCTGAGACTTTGCGGAGCGGTGCGCAGGTCATTCTTCCCGCGGAGCCCGACGGCACCGCTGAAGGCCTAGAACGCATCCAGGACCTAGGCATTGGTGCAATGACCTTCCCGGCCGCTACAGACTCGGCTACGGATCTTGCGCTCTTGCTGGCGGATTACCACGAAGCGCAGATGATTGTGCAGGTCGGTGGAGCGTTGGACCTTGATGACATCTTTGCCAACAAGCCCAATGCGACTCCGGCCGCGTTGCTGACCCACATGAAGGCCGGCACCCGACTCGTGGATGCTGATGCGGTGATCAACCTCTACACCGCACCGAGCGGCGGTGCGATGGGCTGGTTGTGGGCTCTGCTCGGCATCCTGGTCGCACTCGCCGTGGTCATTCTTATCGTGGGCCTTGGGGGAGACGAATCCTTCCTTCAGAACCTCATTGACACATGGAATAACTTCGCCCTGAGCGTGCAGGGGTGGTTCAAATAA
- the recN gene encoding DNA repair protein RecN, translating to MLVDISIADLGVIESSSAELSHGLTVLTGETGAGKTMVVTGLRLLAGGRADASRVRDGAAKAAVEGHFSSHSEAVAQLVEDAGGEADENGEYIASRTVSSAGRSRAYLGGRAVPAATLGDFASHLITVHGQNDQLRLLAADQQLAAIDRFEPAISKVRTAYTEAFSHWRALAKDFQRRTESRREMAQEVDRLQFAITEITDLDPEPGEDAELVTLIRRLQDVDSLREAAASALTALDGGEGFGDEDTAVNLVGAAESALAGSTDAELARLGERLSEVSSQLTDIATELATYLSDLPADPSLLEESLQRQQELKRLTRKYAADIDGVLEWRDSAEAKLATLDTSSEALEALKKDVMEAEKVVVAKAEKLTSARTKAAKKLGSHVTEEIHGLAMPNSTLTVTVNKTKYSKSGADEVEFQLNGKPLASAASGGELSRVMLAMEVVLASGDGTTLVFDEVDAGVGGRAAVEIGRRLARLSTTHQVICVTHLPQVAAYADSHLHVSKEKFTSGVADLSAEERVEELARMLAGLDDTDTGRAHAQELFDRAQAEVAAFRAPSTH from the coding sequence GTGCTCGTAGACATCAGCATTGCTGACCTTGGCGTCATCGAAAGCTCCTCAGCGGAGCTCTCGCATGGCCTGACCGTGCTCACGGGTGAAACCGGAGCTGGAAAAACTATGGTCGTTACCGGGCTTCGCCTTCTGGCCGGCGGGCGCGCCGATGCTTCCCGGGTACGAGATGGTGCGGCGAAGGCTGCGGTCGAGGGACATTTTTCTTCTCACTCGGAGGCAGTCGCGCAGCTGGTCGAGGACGCCGGGGGAGAGGCTGATGAAAACGGCGAATATATCGCTTCCCGCACGGTGTCCTCGGCGGGTCGCTCTCGTGCCTATTTGGGAGGGCGTGCTGTTCCCGCCGCCACTCTGGGTGACTTCGCCTCCCACCTCATTACTGTCCACGGCCAAAATGACCAGCTCAGATTACTTGCGGCGGATCAGCAGCTGGCGGCGATTGATAGGTTCGAGCCGGCGATCAGCAAAGTCCGTACAGCGTATACGGAGGCGTTCAGCCACTGGCGTGCTTTGGCGAAAGATTTTCAGCGCCGCACGGAATCGCGCCGTGAGATGGCGCAGGAAGTAGACCGCCTCCAGTTCGCTATCACCGAAATCACCGACCTAGATCCGGAGCCGGGTGAAGACGCAGAGCTGGTAACCCTCATTCGGCGATTGCAGGATGTGGATTCCCTGCGCGAAGCCGCCGCTTCGGCACTGACAGCCCTTGATGGTGGTGAAGGTTTTGGTGATGAAGATACTGCCGTGAACCTTGTTGGCGCTGCGGAATCGGCGCTGGCGGGCTCCACCGATGCGGAGTTAGCGAGGTTGGGTGAGCGCCTCAGTGAGGTCTCCAGTCAGCTCACCGACATTGCAACCGAGCTTGCGACGTATCTCAGTGATCTTCCCGCGGACCCTAGTCTCCTCGAAGAATCTCTGCAGCGTCAGCAAGAACTCAAGCGCCTGACTCGAAAGTATGCTGCCGACATCGACGGTGTCTTAGAGTGGCGGGACTCTGCAGAGGCCAAACTCGCCACGCTCGACACGTCCTCCGAGGCCCTCGAGGCCCTTAAGAAGGACGTGATGGAGGCAGAGAAAGTCGTGGTGGCCAAGGCGGAGAAGCTGACATCGGCACGCACGAAGGCCGCTAAGAAACTTGGCTCGCACGTGACGGAAGAAATCCACGGTCTAGCTATGCCGAATTCCACGCTGACGGTCACGGTGAACAAGACCAAATATTCCAAGAGCGGTGCGGACGAGGTGGAGTTCCAGCTCAACGGTAAACCATTGGCATCTGCGGCGTCCGGTGGTGAGCTTTCGCGCGTCATGCTTGCCATGGAGGTCGTCCTTGCCAGCGGTGATGGAACCACCTTGGTCTTCGATGAGGTTGATGCCGGTGTGGGTGGCCGCGCGGCGGTGGAAATTGGGCGTCGACTAGCGCGGCTCTCCACCACACACCAGGTCATCTGTGTCACCCACCTGCCCCAGGTTGCCGCCTATGCGGACTCGCATCTGCATGTGTCAAAGGAGAAATTCACGTCTGGCGTTGCGGATCTCAGCGCTGAGGAACGGGTCGAAGAGCTGGCGCGCATGTTGGCGGGCCTCGATGACACTGATACTGGCCGCGCGCATGCACAGGAGCTTTTTGACCGTGCGCAGGCAGAAGTTGCTGCTTTCCGCGCGCCTTCCACACATTGA
- a CDS encoding NAD kinase, protein MSRTVTAEATARREILLVPHASREENLVATHRAAELLQEAGIKVRVCAADTVLSGLQHVKHTPAAAEGCELVLVLGGDGTFLRAADMARAVDVPVLGINLGHVGFLAEWEAESLDRALVRVIEQTYEVEDRLTIDVAVFDSEGELRQRGWALNEASIENLNRSGVLDAILEIDGRPVSSFGCDGVLISTPTGSTAYAFSAGGPVLWPSLDAILVVPNNAHALFTKPLVVSPDSQVAVESASATTPAVVILDGFREISMPPGARVEIVRGERPVRWVRLDDQPFTDRLVSKLRLPVEGWRGPRR, encoded by the coding sequence GTGAGTAGGACTGTTACGGCAGAGGCCACGGCTCGTCGCGAAATTCTCCTTGTCCCGCATGCCAGCCGTGAGGAAAACCTTGTTGCTACGCATCGAGCAGCGGAACTGCTGCAAGAAGCTGGAATTAAGGTGCGCGTGTGCGCCGCAGATACCGTTTTGTCAGGTTTGCAGCACGTCAAACACACCCCGGCGGCGGCCGAAGGGTGCGAACTCGTTCTCGTGCTCGGCGGTGATGGCACCTTTCTTCGGGCTGCGGACATGGCCCGGGCGGTGGATGTCCCAGTGCTGGGCATTAACCTGGGGCACGTGGGCTTCCTTGCCGAGTGGGAGGCAGAGTCCCTTGACCGCGCTCTCGTGAGGGTTATTGAGCAGACCTATGAGGTTGAGGATCGGCTGACAATCGACGTCGCTGTGTTTGATTCCGAAGGTGAGCTCCGCCAGCGTGGCTGGGCGCTGAACGAGGCCTCGATTGAGAATCTCAACCGCTCGGGAGTACTCGATGCCATCCTTGAGATTGACGGTCGCCCCGTGTCCTCGTTTGGTTGCGATGGTGTTCTTATTTCCACTCCGACTGGTTCCACCGCTTATGCTTTCTCCGCTGGTGGCCCAGTGCTGTGGCCCTCTCTGGATGCGATCCTCGTGGTGCCGAACAATGCTCATGCCCTTTTCACCAAGCCCCTCGTCGTGTCACCTGATTCCCAAGTCGCGGTGGAGTCGGCATCGGCGACGACTCCAGCCGTGGTAATCCTTGATGGCTTCCGTGAAATTTCGATGCCACCCGGTGCGCGTGTCGAGATTGTTCGTGGTGAACGTCCAGTGCGCTGGGTCAGACTCGATGATCAACCGTTCACCGACCGCCTCGTCTCCAAACTTCGGTTGCCAGTGGAAGGTTGGCGCGGACCGCGCCGCTAA
- a CDS encoding TlyA family RNA methyltransferase, whose amino-acid sequence MPPQRRRLDAELVRRKIARSREQAVDMIKAGRVTVGGFTATKPATVVEPEVSIKVEAEEGDDWASRGAHKLLGALDAFDVDLKGRRVLDAGASTGGFTDVCLRKGAAEVLSVDVGYGQLLWRLQNDERVTVLDRTNIRNLTLEQTDGPCDAMVGDLSFISLKLVLPAIVECMSEGAWLLPMVKPQFEVGKDRIGSGGVVRSPELRAEVTKDVALFAQSLGLSVHGVAASPLPGPSGNVEYFLWLVKDGMSTSEDKLDAMIDTAIKEGPQ is encoded by the coding sequence ATGCCCCCACAACGTCGCCGCCTCGATGCGGAGCTGGTTCGCCGCAAGATCGCACGCTCTCGCGAGCAAGCAGTGGACATGATCAAGGCTGGACGCGTCACGGTTGGCGGATTCACAGCGACAAAACCTGCCACTGTGGTGGAACCAGAGGTCTCCATCAAGGTAGAAGCAGAGGAAGGGGACGATTGGGCGTCGCGAGGCGCGCACAAGCTCCTTGGAGCTCTGGACGCTTTTGACGTGGACCTTAAGGGTCGACGTGTCTTGGACGCGGGGGCGTCGACTGGCGGCTTTACTGACGTGTGCCTGCGTAAGGGAGCAGCTGAGGTTCTGTCCGTCGATGTGGGCTACGGGCAGCTGCTGTGGAGGCTACAAAATGATGAGCGGGTAACCGTTCTCGACCGCACGAATATTCGCAACCTCACGCTGGAGCAGACCGATGGTCCTTGTGACGCCATGGTGGGAGATCTGTCTTTCATTTCCCTCAAGCTCGTCCTGCCGGCCATTGTTGAATGCATGTCCGAAGGCGCATGGTTGCTGCCCATGGTGAAACCGCAGTTCGAGGTAGGCAAGGATCGCATTGGTTCGGGTGGCGTGGTGCGCTCGCCGGAGCTACGTGCTGAGGTAACTAAGGATGTTGCGCTCTTTGCGCAGAGCCTTGGGCTTAGCGTGCATGGTGTCGCAGCCTCGCCGTTGCCGGGCCCAAGCGGCAATGTGGAGTATTTCCTCTGGCTTGTGAAGGACGGCATGTCTACTTCAGAAGATAAGCTAGACGCCATGATCGACACGGCTATCAAGGAGGGACCACAGTGA